From Companilactobacillus heilongjiangensis, one genomic window encodes:
- a CDS encoding alpha/beta hydrolase codes for MKNGQWPILYIHGFRGGDYTTQKMIESALECNGKKKDQFLKANINWRGKVTYEGAWTDDEHPIVQVVFQNKWVGSNQMEYWLVKLLFDLRLKHEFTTYDAIGHSLGAVALVLVNLREKMRPYMPRLKKLVLIAGPFNGILGLGDLPNINRIKPNGKPAFMSPTYFRIFMNRNNVSDDLRVLNIYGNVGDHSNSDKYISVTSAKSISYILEPRAKEYTEYLIKGSTAEHSMLHDDSEILDTVNGFIYYNPLS; via the coding sequence ATGAAAAATGGGCAATGGCCGATTCTCTACATCCACGGATTTCGGGGTGGAGACTATACGACTCAAAAAATGATTGAATCAGCTTTGGAATGTAATGGTAAGAAAAAAGATCAATTTCTCAAAGCAAATATTAATTGGCGCGGCAAAGTTACATATGAGGGAGCTTGGACTGATGATGAACATCCCATCGTTCAAGTAGTTTTCCAAAATAAATGGGTTGGCAGTAACCAAATGGAATATTGGTTAGTTAAACTCTTATTTGATTTACGTTTGAAACATGAATTTACTACATATGACGCTATTGGGCACTCATTGGGTGCCGTCGCTTTAGTCCTAGTCAATCTGAGGGAAAAAATGCGTCCTTATATGCCTCGACTCAAAAAATTAGTACTCATCGCTGGACCATTCAACGGCATTTTAGGTTTGGGAGATCTTCCTAATATTAACCGAATCAAGCCAAATGGCAAACCAGCTTTTATGAGTCCAACATATTTTAGAATATTTATGAATCGAAATAACGTATCAGATGATCTGCGTGTTTTAAATATTTACGGTAACGTTGGTGATCACTCAAATAGTGACAAGTACATCTCCGTTACATCAGCAAAGTCAATTTCTTACATTCTCGAACCCCGAGCAAAAGAATACACCGAATATTTAATCAAGGGCTCTACCGCCGAACACTCGATGCTTCATGATGATTCAGAGATTTTAGATACGGTTAATGGTTTCATATACTACAATCCGTTATCGTAA
- a CDS encoding HAD-IC family P-type ATPase gives MDAKDINKLFQTDAEDGLTSAEVKRRLDRDGRNELEVKKTSKFIQFIKQFNNSIIYILAAAAIMTFLMHRYSDSIVIGLVIIANAIIGYVQEQQAGNALEKIREMLVSKNFVFRNGEKLEIDARDLVVGDLVNLEAGDAVPADLRLISADNLSVQESVLTGETNAVEKIEEAIPDNKLPLAERQNMVFASTAVTHGSALGVVTATAGDTEIGQIQNSVESVKEKPTPLMQNLNSLGFGLSIAILVAAVVLFIIGYFIDTYSLPTLLIAVITMVVGSMPEGLPASTSVVLAMGTRKMTKRNVIVKSLPAVETLGAVDIVNTDKTGTLTKNEMTVKKVVTPSHDFDVTGVGYDSDGAIDFSGSLKLGDKNYDWQQDDSMKWLVNIAGQTTDAQLHFENNHWELTGEPTDGALTTLYRKMTGNDPEVDEIDSLPFDSAFRFSARLANLNNQRVLMVKGSPTTIINASVKTTDEDYWNNKIKELSSEGLRVVALAYKIVDDSFEEIQPDQIGDLTLAGMVGIIDPPREEARASIHELRMAGIKVKMITGDHPDTASAIAEKLDLDSVIKAVTGPEIDAMSDEELNEKIDDYNVFARTTPANKLRIVRAQQANNHVVSMTGDGVNDAPALKQADIGVAMGIKGTEVAKESANMVLADDDFADIVVAVREGRHVFDNIRKTIRFLLPTSFAEGLIVVISILLGQDLPLYPAQLLWINMVSALTIQFAFIFEPPEAGIMARGPRNVKKGLLTKLDTFEIVYVSLLISGLGIWAFDFLTDKGMPEVVGSTMALNIIIFGKIFYLFNLRNDHPVISKYFFQNKMAFYIIGILIALQLGIIYLPFMQSIFHTTNINFTYGWLIPIVAGVIVLAVTELGKFIRFHMLQRTKTIK, from the coding sequence ATGGATGCCAAAGATATTAACAAATTATTCCAAACTGACGCTGAAGATGGCCTTACCAGTGCTGAAGTTAAACGTCGTTTGGATCGTGATGGACGTAATGAACTAGAAGTTAAGAAGACTTCCAAATTCATTCAATTCATCAAGCAATTCAACAACAGTATCATCTATATTTTGGCCGCAGCTGCGATCATGACCTTCTTGATGCATCGCTATTCCGATTCGATCGTTATCGGATTGGTTATTATCGCCAACGCCATTATTGGTTACGTTCAAGAACAACAAGCCGGTAATGCTCTGGAAAAAATCCGTGAAATGTTGGTTTCGAAAAACTTTGTCTTCCGTAACGGTGAAAAGTTGGAAATCGATGCTCGAGATTTAGTTGTCGGAGATTTAGTCAATTTGGAAGCTGGAGACGCTGTTCCAGCTGACTTACGATTAATTTCTGCCGATAACTTGAGTGTTCAAGAGTCTGTTTTAACTGGTGAAACTAATGCCGTCGAAAAGATTGAAGAAGCTATTCCAGACAACAAATTACCATTGGCTGAACGTCAAAATATGGTTTTCGCTTCCACTGCCGTAACGCACGGTTCTGCTTTGGGAGTCGTAACTGCCACAGCTGGTGATACTGAAATTGGTCAAATTCAAAACTCAGTTGAGTCCGTCAAAGAAAAGCCCACACCTTTGATGCAAAACTTGAATTCACTTGGATTTGGCTTGTCAATTGCCATCCTAGTTGCTGCTGTAGTCTTATTCATTATTGGTTACTTTATCGATACTTACAGTTTGCCAACATTATTGATTGCCGTTATAACGATGGTCGTTGGTTCAATGCCCGAAGGTTTGCCAGCCAGTACCTCTGTTGTACTAGCCATGGGAACTCGTAAAATGACTAAGCGTAACGTGATTGTTAAATCATTGCCCGCTGTTGAAACTTTAGGTGCCGTTGATATTGTTAATACCGATAAAACTGGTACTTTAACTAAGAACGAAATGACCGTTAAAAAAGTTGTAACGCCGTCACATGATTTTGATGTCACAGGCGTTGGATATGATAGTGATGGAGCCATCGACTTTTCCGGTAGTTTAAAACTTGGGGATAAAAATTACGATTGGCAACAAGATGACAGTATGAAATGGCTAGTCAATATTGCTGGTCAAACAACTGACGCTCAACTTCACTTTGAAAATAATCACTGGGAACTAACCGGTGAACCAACTGATGGTGCCCTAACTACCCTTTATCGCAAGATGACTGGTAATGACCCTGAAGTTGATGAAATTGATTCATTACCGTTCGATTCAGCCTTCCGTTTTTCAGCCCGTTTAGCCAACTTGAATAACCAAAGAGTGTTGATGGTCAAGGGTTCACCTACTACTATCATTAATGCCTCGGTTAAAACAACTGACGAAGATTATTGGAACAACAAGATTAAAGAACTTTCATCCGAAGGACTACGTGTGGTTGCTTTAGCTTATAAAATTGTCGATGATAGTTTTGAAGAAATTCAACCTGACCAAATTGGTGACTTAACGTTAGCCGGTATGGTCGGTATCATTGATCCACCGCGTGAAGAAGCCAGAGCCTCAATCCATGAATTACGAATGGCTGGTATCAAAGTCAAGATGATCACTGGTGACCACCCTGATACAGCCTCAGCAATCGCGGAAAAACTCGACTTAGATTCAGTTATCAAAGCCGTTACTGGTCCTGAAATTGACGCTATGTCAGACGAAGAATTAAATGAAAAAATTGACGATTACAATGTCTTTGCTCGAACGACTCCGGCTAACAAATTACGGATTGTTCGCGCCCAACAAGCCAACAATCACGTTGTTTCCATGACCGGTGATGGTGTCAACGATGCCCCTGCTTTGAAACAAGCTGACATTGGTGTTGCCATGGGTATTAAAGGTACCGAAGTTGCGAAAGAATCAGCCAACATGGTTTTAGCCGATGATGACTTTGCCGATATCGTTGTGGCCGTTCGTGAAGGTCGCCACGTCTTTGACAATATTCGTAAGACAATCCGGTTCCTACTTCCAACCAGTTTTGCGGAAGGTTTAATCGTGGTAATCAGTATCCTGTTAGGTCAAGATTTGCCACTTTACCCTGCACAATTGCTTTGGATCAACATGGTTTCAGCTTTAACAATTCAATTTGCCTTTATATTCGAACCACCAGAAGCTGGAATTATGGCTCGTGGACCTCGTAATGTTAAAAAAGGATTGTTGACGAAACTCGATACATTCGAAATCGTCTACGTTTCCCTATTGATTTCTGGATTAGGAATCTGGGCATTCGACTTCTTAACAGATAAAGGTATGCCTGAAGTAGTTGGTAGTACGATGGCATTAAATATTATCATCTTTGGTAAGATTTTCTACCTATTCAATTTGCGAAATGACCATCCCGTTATTTCCAAATATTTCTTCCAAAACAAAATGGCTTTCTACATCATCGGAATTTTAATTGCTTTACAATTGGGAATAATTTACCTCCCATTCATGCAATCAATCTTCCACACAACAAACATCAACTTCACATACGGTTGGCTAATTCCAATCGTGGCCGGAGTGATTGTCCTTGCCGTGACCGAATTAGGAAAGTTCATTCGTTTCCATATGTTGCAACGAACTAAAACTATTAAATAG
- a CDS encoding L-lactate dehydrogenase: MTRKVAIIGTGNVGAACAHYIVSSGFVDDLVMIDINEKKVKADALDFEDAMANLPLHTNVFVNDYSQLDDTDVIISAVGNIKLQDRVKPDRFAELDFTSKAVIDVATKIKATKFDGKIVVISNPNDVMVSIYQKITGLPKAHVMGTGTLLDSARMKRAVGAALNVDPRSVQGYNLGEHGNSQFTAWSTVKVLDHSIAELAEKDGLDLDKLNEDIRMGGFTVFSGKKYTNYGISTAAVKLTLAILNDAYIELPVSNFREEYGVYLSYPVIVGRDGIEQQIQLNLPQEELDKLQYSADYIKSKLPEEFKETAVD; the protein is encoded by the coding sequence ATGACAAGAAAAGTAGCAATTATCGGAACAGGTAATGTTGGGGCAGCCTGTGCGCATTATATCGTTAGCAGTGGTTTTGTAGACGATTTAGTAATGATTGATATTAATGAGAAAAAGGTTAAAGCAGATGCTTTAGACTTTGAAGATGCGATGGCAAATTTGCCGCTCCATACTAATGTTTTTGTTAATGATTACTCTCAATTGGACGACACAGATGTAATTATTTCTGCCGTTGGTAATATTAAATTGCAAGATCGAGTTAAACCTGACCGATTCGCTGAATTGGATTTCACAAGTAAGGCAGTTATCGATGTTGCTACTAAAATTAAAGCAACTAAATTTGATGGAAAAATCGTGGTAATCAGCAATCCTAACGATGTCATGGTTTCTATTTATCAAAAAATTACTGGGTTACCAAAAGCTCATGTCATGGGGACAGGAACTTTGTTGGATTCAGCTAGAATGAAACGTGCTGTTGGGGCAGCTTTGAACGTTGATCCTCGCTCTGTGCAAGGTTATAACTTGGGTGAACACGGTAATTCACAATTTACTGCTTGGTCAACCGTCAAAGTTTTGGACCATTCAATCGCTGAATTAGCTGAAAAAGATGGCTTGGATCTTGATAAATTGAATGAAGACATTAGAATGGGTGGTTTCACTGTCTTTAGTGGTAAGAAATATACCAATTATGGTATTTCAACTGCGGCCGTTAAACTAACCTTGGCAATTTTAAATGATGCTTATATTGAATTGCCAGTTTCTAACTTCCGTGAAGAATATGGTGTTTACTTATCATATCCAGTTATTGTTGGCCGTGATGGGATTGAACAACAGATTCAATTGAACCTTCCTCAAGAGGAATTAGATAAACTTCAATATTCAGCTGATTATATTAAGAGTAAATTGCCTGAAGAATTTAAAGAAACCGCAGTGGATTAA
- a CDS encoding DUF262 domain-containing protein, whose product MTGELNTQRFTMDAFFKEFGNLQVPLYQRGYDWQTNQVDEMMDDLSEVIDEKQDAHFFGLIVLNSDAQDKKKYVIDGQQRITTSFIFLAVVRNEFSKLNEKYDDARAQLRADDLQDNYFGERGSYRFGQSKDLNDYFERNIMNKNTFSDELSSKQSSEKNVFHTYDTIRKWVNGKLSEEQQPNEKVKLLYRILNSFLENFYVITLSTTSRSDAFVIFETLNDRGTELSASDLLKNHLLRISGDDIDEVKKYWDLMVDSLNGGAKNVTKFVRSYWNSKNDFTTEKLLYKKIYTKVQNRADAKSLIVSLNNLAPVYSAISEPKTTEYFSNAELNKELIALSDFGVKTYYPVILALSENGYSDSDILKVVHKIISFVVRNFTIGGLVANKYEKTFSKIAIDINKGTYGSIDDINSDISKDTVPDEKFRVDFEQAQVKTEKASKHILADIFYSNEIEKIDMDNVKVININKNINDPDSLGNKVLVTKNESGRIKQSPGLKFDILRESKFSYTRKMAENPDITEDEVKKVQAENADYAVSFWK is encoded by the coding sequence TTGACTGGGGAATTGAATACTCAAAGATTCACGATGGATGCATTCTTTAAGGAGTTTGGGAACTTGCAAGTTCCACTCTATCAACGTGGCTATGATTGGCAAACTAATCAAGTTGATGAAATGATGGATGATTTGTCCGAAGTTATTGACGAAAAACAAGATGCTCACTTTTTTGGATTAATAGTTTTAAATAGTGATGCGCAAGATAAAAAGAAATACGTGATTGACGGTCAACAACGTATAACGACTAGTTTTATATTTTTGGCAGTAGTAAGAAATGAATTTTCGAAATTGAATGAAAAATATGATGATGCTAGAGCACAGCTAAGGGCTGATGATCTTCAAGATAATTATTTTGGAGAAAGAGGAAGTTATCGCTTTGGGCAAAGTAAAGATTTAAACGATTATTTTGAACGCAACATTATGAATAAGAACACCTTTAGTGATGAGTTATCTAGTAAACAATCATCTGAAAAGAATGTTTTTCATACCTACGATACAATTAGAAAATGGGTTAATGGAAAATTAAGTGAAGAGCAACAACCTAATGAAAAGGTTAAATTGTTGTATAGAATTCTAAATAGTTTTTTGGAAAACTTCTATGTAATTACACTATCAACCACTAGTCGATCAGATGCCTTTGTTATATTTGAAACATTGAATGATAGAGGAACTGAGCTAAGTGCCAGTGATTTATTAAAGAATCATCTTTTGAGAATATCCGGGGATGACATTGATGAAGTGAAGAAATACTGGGACTTAATGGTAGATTCATTGAATGGTGGAGCTAAGAATGTAACTAAATTTGTAAGATCATATTGGAATTCGAAAAATGATTTTACGACAGAAAAGCTTTTGTATAAGAAAATTTATACAAAGGTTCAGAATCGTGCAGATGCTAAAAGTCTTATCGTTAGTTTGAACAATCTGGCCCCTGTATATAGTGCGATATCAGAACCAAAAACAACAGAATACTTTTCTAATGCGGAATTGAATAAAGAATTAATTGCTCTGTCAGATTTTGGGGTTAAAACATATTATCCGGTTATTCTGGCCCTAAGTGAAAATGGTTATAGCGATTCCGATATTTTAAAAGTTGTTCATAAGATAATTTCATTTGTCGTTAGAAACTTTACTATTGGTGGCTTGGTTGCTAACAAATATGAAAAGACCTTTTCTAAAATTGCTATTGATATAAATAAGGGAACGTATGGATCAATAGACGATATTAATAGCGATATTTCTAAGGACACAGTTCCAGATGAGAAATTTAGAGTAGATTTTGAACAAGCACAAGTTAAAACTGAAAAAGCAAGTAAGCATATATTGGCGGATATTTTCTATTCAAACGAAATCGAAAAAATTGATATGGATAATGTAAAGGTTATTAATATCAATAAGAATATAAATGATCCCGATTCACTTGGTAACAAAGTTTTAGTTACTAAAAACGAGTCTGGTAGGATTAAACAATCACCAGGACTTAAATTTGATATTTTAAGAGAATCCAAATTCAGTTATACAAGAAAAATGGCTGAGAATCCCGATATTACTGAGGATGAGGTCAAAAAAGTTCAAGCAGAAAACGCAGATTATGCGGTATCTTTCTGGAAGTAA
- a CDS encoding D-alanine--D-alanine ligase produces MKIVVLSGGRSTERNVSLSSGVKITNALRSKGYEVAYVDSFLGKDVDEDKIDDLFTTEPESESKLIIDDEVLTDEKINALRTDGTRGLLGRNVLKICQHADIVYMGLHGEDGENGKMQAVFDVFDIRYTGSGSLASGLAMDKKYSKEIFVQDKIPTAQYTTTKTAKILSEDIPFNYPMVVKPSNGGSSVGTHIVRNATELRESVADALRFDSEVLIEEYIKGREFSVAIVDGLVLPAVEVTVDTGWYDFQHKFQENNVTHFITPPDNLDDEIHAKMQALTKKTFESLGMSNYGRVDFLLRDGQLYVMEANTLPGMTPLSLMPREAEAAGISYPDLCERIIKSKVKYYENRQ; encoded by the coding sequence ATGAAAATTGTCGTTCTTTCAGGTGGAAGAAGTACAGAAAGAAATGTTTCTTTATCTTCCGGAGTTAAAATCACCAACGCACTACGTAGCAAGGGTTATGAAGTCGCATACGTTGATTCATTTTTAGGTAAGGATGTTGATGAAGATAAGATTGACGATCTTTTTACAACTGAACCAGAGAGTGAAAGCAAACTTATCATTGATGATGAAGTTTTAACTGATGAAAAAATCAATGCACTTCGTACCGATGGAACTCGTGGTCTTTTGGGCCGTAATGTTTTGAAAATTTGTCAACACGCCGATATCGTCTACATGGGACTTCACGGTGAAGATGGCGAAAATGGTAAGATGCAAGCAGTATTTGATGTCTTTGATATTAGATATACAGGTAGTGGCTCACTTGCTTCAGGTCTTGCCATGGATAAGAAGTATTCTAAAGAAATTTTTGTTCAAGATAAGATTCCAACAGCTCAATATACAACAACTAAGACAGCTAAGATCTTGTCTGAAGATATTCCGTTCAACTATCCAATGGTAGTTAAACCATCAAACGGTGGTTCAAGTGTTGGTACACATATCGTTAGAAATGCGACTGAATTGAGAGAATCAGTGGCCGATGCTTTGAGATTTGATAGCGAAGTTTTGATTGAAGAATATATCAAGGGTCGCGAATTCTCAGTTGCCATCGTTGATGGATTAGTACTTCCAGCAGTCGAAGTTACCGTTGATACAGGTTGGTATGATTTCCAACACAAGTTCCAAGAAAACAATGTGACACATTTCATCACACCACCAGATAACTTGGATGATGAAATTCATGCTAAGATGCAAGCTTTGACAAAGAAGACTTTCGAATCATTAGGCATGAGCAATTATGGTCGTGTGGACTTCTTGTTACGTGACGGTCAATTGTACGTCATGGAAGCAAACACTTTGCCAGGTATGACACCGTTGTCATTGATGCCAAGAGAAGCAGAAGCTGCCGGCATTTCATACCCTGACTTATGTGAAAGAATCATTAAGAGTAAAGTTAAGTATTACGAAAATCGTCAATAG
- a CDS encoding L-lactate dehydrogenase yields the protein MTRKIGIIGMGNVGAACAHYIVAGGFVDDLVLIDKNEKKVKADALDFEDAMANLPYHTNIFVNDYSQLDDADIIISAVGHIKLIGGDHPNRFGELKPTGDSVTEVAEKIKQTKFNGIMVVISNPNDVMTSMYQQVLGFPKERVIGTGTLLDSARMKRAVGKAFSVDPRSVSGYNLGEHGNSQFTAWSTVKVMDKPVEKLAKDSGLDLDQINEDVRMGGFTVFDGKGYTNYGISTAAVRLSLAILNDAHIELPVSNFREEYGVYLSYPAIVGREGILKQLQLDLPQAELDKLQESADYIKKNIK from the coding sequence ATGACTAGAAAAATAGGAATTATCGGTATGGGTAATGTTGGTGCTGCATGTGCTCACTACATTGTTGCTGGTGGTTTTGTCGATGATTTAGTTTTGATTGACAAGAATGAAAAGAAAGTTAAGGCTGATGCATTGGATTTTGAAGATGCTATGGCCAATTTGCCATACCATACTAATATTTTTGTAAATGATTATTCTCAATTGGATGATGCTGATATTATTATTTCTGCTGTTGGTCACATCAAGTTGATTGGTGGAGATCATCCTAACCGTTTTGGCGAATTGAAGCCAACTGGTGATTCAGTGACTGAGGTTGCCGAAAAGATCAAACAAACTAAGTTTAACGGTATTATGGTTGTTATCAGTAACCCTAATGATGTTATGACTTCAATGTATCAACAAGTTCTTGGTTTCCCTAAGGAACGTGTTATCGGAACTGGTACTTTGCTAGATTCAGCTCGAATGAAACGTGCTGTTGGTAAAGCATTCTCTGTTGACCCTCGTTCAGTTTCTGGCTACAACTTGGGTGAGCATGGTAATTCACAATTTACTGCTTGGTCAACTGTTAAAGTTATGGATAAACCAGTCGAGAAATTGGCTAAAGATTCAGGACTTGATTTGGACCAAATTAACGAAGATGTTCGTATGGGTGGATTTACAGTCTTTGATGGTAAAGGTTATACCAACTACGGTATTTCAACCGCTGCTGTAAGATTGTCGTTAGCAATTTTGAATGATGCTCATATCGAATTGCCAGTTTCTAATTTCCGTGAAGAATATGGCGTTTATCTTTCATATCCAGCAATCGTTGGTCGTGAAGGTATTTTGAAGCAATTACAATTGGATTTGCCACAAGCTGAGTTGGATAAGTTGCAAGAATCAGCTGATTATATTAAGAAAAATATTAAATAG
- a CDS encoding ribonuclease H family protein: MQKFYAVRRGKKPGIYLTWAECKAQVDGFAGARYKSFPDRAQAEAFLGGKDSYVKSTTNQKSKPQAKASKKTVSDIKDFDTVVYTDGGSRNHGNFKGGHVKTTDKGAWAYHISNHDEVFEGTAGEFGVTNNRMEIMALIQSIKRLNELKINQQNTIFVLDSQYVLNAITKNWLTGWKKRGYKKADGSVPVNVELWKELDGLLPTVPTKTFEWTKGHATNIGNNRVDELLNETMDKM, encoded by the coding sequence TTGCAAAAATTTTATGCTGTAAGACGAGGCAAGAAGCCCGGAATCTATTTAACATGGGCAGAATGCAAGGCTCAGGTCGACGGATTTGCTGGTGCAAGATACAAAAGTTTTCCCGATCGAGCCCAAGCTGAAGCGTTTCTTGGCGGTAAGGATTCTTACGTTAAGAGTACAACGAATCAAAAATCGAAGCCACAAGCAAAAGCATCTAAAAAAACTGTATCTGATATAAAAGATTTTGATACTGTCGTTTACACTGATGGTGGTTCGAGAAATCATGGTAATTTTAAAGGTGGGCATGTCAAGACGACTGATAAAGGCGCTTGGGCCTATCATATCAGCAATCATGACGAAGTATTTGAGGGAACCGCTGGTGAATTTGGCGTAACTAATAACCGCATGGAGATAATGGCCCTGATTCAAAGTATTAAACGATTAAATGAGTTAAAAATCAATCAACAAAATACGATATTTGTCTTAGATTCTCAGTATGTTTTGAACGCAATCACGAAAAATTGGTTGACGGGCTGGAAAAAACGTGGCTATAAAAAGGCTGATGGCAGCGTTCCGGTCAATGTGGAATTGTGGAAGGAATTGGATGGATTGTTGCCAACCGTTCCTACAAAAACTTTTGAGTGGACTAAGGGTCATGCTACTAATATAGGAAATAATCGGGTCGATGAATTGTTGAATGAGACAATGGATAAGATGTAG
- a CDS encoding DUF1002 domain-containing protein, which produces MLLGLLSVITLGIFSAQSVKADDLNDQPVMTLGTSLTSDQRQGTINALSSQINNGSYKTITVTGDTLVKYLNPSGNSFTSNSGVWSSALIQKTSSGSGINVKIVDYNGKNNITTITADQYRNAAVTAGISDANIYVTSATPIDGSGALAGIYAAYANSGDNLNQSQVNAAQKEMSVLSGITDANKGTDGYSDKQLNNAVAGIKSDMAQKGDTITNNQITTIVNNNLQKNNLQNIITDNQKTQIINLMVQIKNSGALNNSNFKEQASKLSSDIMSKAKNVFNNLNTQENRNFLQRIWDSIVSFFSGLFN; this is translated from the coding sequence ATTTTATTAGGTTTATTATCTGTAATCACGCTGGGAATCTTCTCAGCACAAAGCGTTAAAGCTGATGATTTGAATGATCAACCAGTCATGACTTTGGGAACATCTTTAACTAGCGACCAACGTCAAGGGACAATCAATGCCCTATCTTCACAAATTAACAATGGTAGTTACAAGACCATCACCGTAACTGGTGACACATTGGTTAAGTATTTGAATCCAAGTGGTAACTCATTCACAAGTAATTCCGGTGTTTGGTCATCTGCTTTGATTCAAAAGACTTCATCCGGTTCAGGTATTAACGTTAAAATCGTTGACTATAATGGTAAAAACAACATCACAACTATTACAGCCGACCAATATCGTAATGCCGCCGTCACTGCCGGTATCAGCGATGCTAATATCTATGTAACATCAGCTACACCAATTGATGGATCTGGTGCCCTAGCCGGTATCTATGCCGCTTACGCTAATAGTGGTGATAACTTGAATCAAAGCCAAGTTAACGCTGCACAAAAGGAAATGAGCGTCTTGAGTGGCATTACTGATGCTAATAAAGGTACCGATGGCTACTCTGATAAACAATTAAACAATGCCGTTGCTGGTATCAAATCAGATATGGCTCAAAAAGGCGATACCATCACTAATAATCAAATTACAACAATTGTAAATAACAACTTACAAAAGAACAATTTGCAAAACATCATCACTGACAATCAAAAAACACAGATTATTAACTTGATGGTCCAAATTAAGAATTCCGGAGCTTTGAACAATTCAAACTTCAAAGAACAAGCTTCTAAACTAAGTAGCGATATCATGAGTAAAGCTAAGAATGTTTTCAACAACTTAAACACTCAAGAAAACCGCAACTTCCTACAAAGAATTTGGGACAGTATCGTTTCATTCTTCAGCGGTCTATTCAACTAA